A portion of the Novosphingobium sp. KA1 genome contains these proteins:
- a CDS encoding GNAT family N-acetyltransferase — MNDIPLWRIRQAGPDDAEALALIGAATFLEAFAGSVDGRGIIEHCRTAHSAETYRAYFARGAKAWLAEVKPGDAPVGYAMICAPELDQAEAGDIELKRIYILTRFQGSLMAGTLMRTVVEAAEGCRRLLLGVKDDNLRALAFYAKNGFEQIGSRQFDIGGQTYDDLVLARSLAPAQA; from the coding sequence ATGAACGACATCCCCCTCTGGCGCATCCGCCAAGCCGGTCCCGACGATGCCGAAGCGCTGGCGCTGATCGGCGCGGCGACGTTCCTCGAAGCCTTTGCCGGTTCGGTCGACGGGCGCGGCATCATCGAGCATTGCCGCACCGCGCATTCTGCCGAGACCTACCGCGCCTATTTCGCCAGGGGCGCCAAGGCCTGGCTGGCGGAAGTGAAGCCGGGCGACGCGCCTGTGGGCTACGCGATGATCTGCGCCCCCGAACTCGACCAGGCCGAAGCGGGCGATATCGAGCTCAAGCGCATCTACATCCTCACCCGCTTCCAGGGCTCGCTCATGGCGGGCACGCTGATGCGCACGGTGGTGGAGGCCGCGGAAGGCTGCCGCCGCCTGCTGCTGGGGGTCAAGGACGACAACCTGCGCGCACTCGCCTTCTACGCCAAGAACGGCTTCGAACAGATCGGCAGCCGCCAGTTCGACATCGGCGGCCAGACTTATGACGACCTCGTGCTGGCGCGTTCGCTCGCGCCCGCGCAGGCCTGA
- a CDS encoding metalloregulator ArsR/SmtB family transcription factor has translation MQIDPLLRALSEPTRLRMMRLLAHMELAVGELAQVLGQSQPRVSRHIRILCEAGLATRRKEGSWVFLRSAVKDNSEPPMGAAAARLLDIAERDDPAFAARCAEDRRQLAAIRDAREANAQAYFARHAEEWDTLRQLHGADGPVEAALLAALGRSKLGGLLDVGTGTGRIAELLAGKASHVTALDKSPEMLRIARARLQSLPPEHLSLVQGDFTALPFAEAAFDTVLFHQVLHYAQEPATVLAEAARVTRPGGRIAVVDLAAHEREDLRERHAHARLGFADQQMASLLADAGFAPDVPVTLPGDPLTVKIWTARRLEAAPPAPLPDQAPDQAPDPANDTESNDRKTAIP, from the coding sequence ATGCAAATCGACCCCCTGCTGAGGGCTCTGTCCGAACCGACGCGGCTGCGCATGATGCGCCTGCTCGCGCATATGGAACTGGCCGTGGGGGAGCTTGCGCAAGTGCTGGGGCAAAGCCAGCCGCGTGTCTCGCGCCACATCCGCATCCTGTGCGAGGCCGGTCTCGCCACCCGCCGCAAGGAAGGCAGCTGGGTGTTCCTGCGCAGCGCGGTGAAGGACAATTCGGAGCCGCCGATGGGCGCCGCTGCCGCCCGCCTGCTCGACATTGCCGAGCGTGACGATCCGGCCTTTGCCGCCCGCTGCGCCGAGGATCGCCGCCAGCTCGCCGCCATTCGCGACGCGCGCGAAGCCAATGCCCAGGCCTATTTCGCCCGCCATGCCGAGGAGTGGGATACCCTGCGCCAGCTGCACGGTGCGGACGGCCCGGTCGAGGCGGCGCTGCTGGCCGCGCTGGGGCGCAGCAAGCTCGGCGGCCTGCTCGATGTCGGCACCGGCACCGGGCGCATCGCCGAACTGCTGGCGGGCAAGGCCAGCCACGTCACCGCGCTCGACAAGAGCCCCGAGATGTTGCGCATCGCGCGGGCGCGCTTGCAGTCTTTGCCACCGGAACACCTCTCGCTGGTGCAGGGGGACTTCACCGCCCTGCCCTTTGCCGAGGCCGCGTTCGACACGGTACTTTTCCACCAGGTTCTGCACTATGCACAGGAACCCGCCACGGTTCTGGCCGAAGCCGCGCGCGTCACCCGGCCAGGCGGGCGAATCGCGGTGGTCGACCTTGCCGCGCACGAGCGCGAGGATTTGCGTGAGCGCCATGCCCACGCCCGCCTCGGCTTTGCCGACCAGCAGATGGCCTCGCTGCTGGCCGACGCGGGCTTTGCGCCCGACGTTCCGGTCACCCTGCCGGGCGATCCGCTCACCGTGAAGATCTGGACCGCGCGGCGCCTCGAAGCGGCCCCGCCCGCCCCCCTGCCAGATCAGGCGCCGGATCAGGCGCCTGATCCTGCAAACGACACCGAATCCAACGACAGAAAGACCGCGATCCCATGA
- a CDS encoding winged helix-turn-helix domain-containing protein → MSATPTLKLRARIYCGEEIAMGPGKADLLAAIAQQGSISAAGRALGMSYRRAWLLVDAMNRCWRSPLVETVAGGGKDRGARLSQTGQAVLAQYRALQARIAQVEASDEYALLRGGVRAAPLPAAPDPAG, encoded by the coding sequence ATGTCCGCCACCCCCACTCTCAAGCTGCGCGCGCGGATCTATTGCGGCGAGGAAATCGCCATGGGGCCGGGCAAGGCCGATCTGCTGGCCGCCATCGCGCAGCAAGGCTCGATCTCGGCGGCGGGGCGGGCGTTGGGCATGAGTTATCGGCGGGCCTGGCTGCTGGTCGATGCGATGAACCGCTGCTGGCGCTCGCCGCTGGTGGAAACCGTGGCGGGCGGCGGCAAGGATCGCGGTGCCCGGCTTTCGCAGACCGGGCAGGCGGTGCTGGCACAGTACCGGGCACTGCAGGCGCGAATCGCCCAGGTGGAAGCCTCGGACGAATACGCGCTGCTGCGCGGCGGGGTGCGGGCGGCGCCGCTTCCCGCCGCGCCGGATCCGGCCGGTTAG
- a CDS encoding cation:proton antiporter, with translation MGLTEIYLIALSVILAVPYLVWRLLRTEHWAPLVVVQIIGGILLGPGVLGHFAPDFHGFVFTPQVMTALNGVAWWAVMMFVFVAGVELDLSDAWKHRGETSLTAACALLTPLLFGSLAAALLLRTPGWIGPKGTYPQAVLGIGMACAVTALPILVLLMEKLGIFRAPLGQRLLRYASLDDIAIWGVLALILVDWERVGRQGLFLAGFAAASMIVRALFRRLDEQDRWYLSLIWLAVTGLAADWSGLHFMVGAFLAGVVLDAQWFTREKLDTFREFLLLTVMPVFFLSTGLRTDWGIGGAMVFGAALLFLLASVSGKLAGVHLAGRLLGWKQGEASVIGWMLQTKALIMIIFVNVLLDKQIVTAETFTALLLMAVMSTMLTVPMVKPRLARLGIGEDR, from the coding sequence ATGGGCCTGACTGAAATCTACCTGATCGCGCTGAGTGTGATCCTTGCCGTGCCATATCTGGTCTGGCGCCTGCTGCGCACCGAGCACTGGGCCCCGCTGGTGGTCGTGCAGATCATCGGCGGCATCCTGCTGGGACCGGGCGTGCTCGGCCACTTCGCGCCGGACTTCCACGGCTTCGTGTTCACCCCGCAAGTCATGACCGCGCTCAACGGCGTGGCCTGGTGGGCGGTGATGATGTTCGTGTTTGTGGCCGGGGTCGAACTGGACCTGTCGGACGCCTGGAAGCATCGCGGCGAAACCAGCCTGACCGCCGCCTGCGCGCTGCTGACGCCGCTGCTGTTCGGCTCGCTCGCCGCCGCCCTGCTGCTGAGGACTCCCGGCTGGATCGGACCGAAGGGCACGTATCCGCAGGCCGTGCTGGGCATCGGCATGGCCTGCGCGGTCACCGCCCTGCCGATCCTTGTGCTGCTGATGGAAAAGCTCGGCATCTTCCGCGCCCCGCTCGGCCAGCGCCTGCTGCGCTACGCCAGCCTTGACGACATCGCCATCTGGGGTGTGCTGGCGCTGATCCTGGTCGACTGGGAGCGCGTGGGACGGCAAGGCCTGTTCCTTGCCGGCTTCGCGGCCGCCTCGATGATCGTGCGCGCCCTGTTCCGCCGTCTGGACGAGCAGGACCGCTGGTATCTCTCGCTGATCTGGCTCGCGGTGACCGGTTTGGCGGCCGACTGGTCGGGCCTGCACTTCATGGTCGGCGCGTTCCTGGCGGGCGTGGTGCTCGACGCCCAGTGGTTCACCCGCGAGAAGCTCGACACCTTCCGCGAATTCCTGCTGCTGACGGTCATGCCGGTGTTTTTCCTCAGCACGGGCCTGCGCACCGACTGGGGAATAGGCGGCGCGATGGTATTCGGCGCGGCCTTGCTGTTCCTCCTCGCCTCCGTATCGGGCAAGCTGGCGGGCGTCCACCTCGCCGGCAGGCTGCTCGGCTGGAAGCAGGGCGAGGCCTCGGTGATCGGCTGGATGCTCCAGACCAAGGCGCTGATCATGATCATCTTTGTCAACGTCCTGCTCGACAAGCAGATCGTCACCGCGGAGACGTTCACCGCGCTGCTGCTGATGGCGGTGATGAGCACGATGCTCACGGTGCCGATGGTCAAGCCGCGTCTGGCGCGGCTCGGCATCGGCGAAGATCGATAA
- the metH gene encoding methionine synthase yields the protein MTSTPSGARFVNIGERTNVTGSARFKKLIMAGDYPAAIEVARQQVDNGAQVIDVNMDEGLLDAVAAMTTYLKLIASEPDIARVPVMVDSSKWDVIEAGLKCVSGKPIVNSISMKEGVEPFLEHARKCMNYGAAVVVMAFDEKGQADTRERKIEICCRAYELLTGIGFPPEDIIFDPNVFAVATGIEEHDRYGLDFIEAVAEIKARCPHVHFSGGLSNLSFSFRGNEPVRRAMHSVFLYHAIPAGLDMAIVNAGQLDVYDQIDPALREACEDVIMMRRPGVGEDGKTSTERLIELAESFKGKDAVAEKAAEEWRGWDVAKRIEHALVRGIDAHVVEDTEEARAAIAARGGRPIEVIEGPLMGGMNVVGDLFGSGKMFLPQVVKSARVMKKAVAHLIPFIEAEKDAGTKSKGRIIMATVKGDVHDIGKNIVGVVLQCNGYEVIDLGVMVPWSKILEAAAEHDADIIGLSGLITPSLDEMVTVAEEMQRAGMTIPLLIGGATTSKVHTALRIDPAYEGPVVHVLDASRAVGVASQLLSDTQAVPFVEATAEEYEKVRIAREGKGQSELLPIADARANAFKPDFALKPAAPAEPGLHVFEDWDLADLAATFDWTPFFRAWELAGNYPAILNDEVVGESARNLYADAQAMLAKIIDEKWLTAKGVCAFWPASRDGDDVLLADGTRIPMLRQQVKKSRDRANFCLADFIDTQDDWLGGFAVGIHGIEPHLERFQAVHDDYSDILLKALADRFAEAFAERLHSHVRTRLWGYAPDEQFTNEALIREEYRGIRPAPGYPACPDHSLKPILFDLLKASDNAGIVLTESQAMLPTAAVSGFYFAHPESSYFGVARIGRDQLEDYAGRRGVDLATAERWLRPNLD from the coding sequence ATGACCTCGACCCCTTCCGGCGCCCGTTTCGTCAACATCGGCGAGCGCACCAATGTCACCGGCTCGGCCAGGTTCAAGAAGCTGATCATGGCGGGCGACTATCCCGCCGCGATCGAAGTGGCCCGCCAGCAGGTGGACAACGGCGCGCAGGTGATCGACGTCAACATGGACGAAGGCCTGCTCGACGCGGTCGCGGCCATGACCACCTACCTCAAGCTGATCGCCTCCGAGCCCGACATCGCCCGCGTGCCGGTGATGGTCGATTCGTCGAAGTGGGACGTGATCGAGGCCGGTCTCAAGTGCGTGTCCGGCAAGCCGATCGTCAATTCGATCTCGATGAAGGAGGGCGTCGAGCCCTTCCTTGAGCATGCCCGCAAATGCATGAACTACGGCGCCGCCGTCGTTGTCATGGCCTTCGACGAAAAGGGCCAGGCCGACACCCGCGAGCGCAAGATCGAGATCTGCTGCCGCGCCTACGAGCTGCTGACCGGCATCGGTTTCCCGCCCGAGGACATCATCTTCGACCCCAACGTCTTCGCCGTCGCCACCGGCATCGAGGAGCATGACCGCTACGGCCTGGACTTCATCGAGGCGGTGGCCGAGATCAAGGCGCGCTGCCCGCACGTCCACTTCTCGGGCGGCCTGTCCAACCTCTCGTTCTCGTTCCGCGGCAACGAGCCGGTACGCCGGGCGATGCACTCGGTGTTCCTCTACCATGCGATCCCCGCCGGGCTCGACATGGCGATCGTCAACGCGGGGCAACTCGACGTCTACGACCAGATCGACCCGGCGCTTCGCGAAGCCTGCGAAGACGTCATCATGATGCGCCGCCCGGGCGTGGGCGAGGACGGCAAGACCTCCACCGAGCGCCTGATCGAGCTGGCCGAAAGCTTCAAGGGCAAGGACGCCGTTGCCGAGAAGGCCGCCGAGGAATGGCGCGGCTGGGACGTGGCCAAGCGCATCGAACACGCGCTGGTGCGCGGCATCGACGCCCATGTCGTCGAGGATACCGAGGAAGCCCGCGCCGCGATCGCCGCGCGCGGCGGCCGCCCGATCGAGGTGATCGAGGGCCCGCTGATGGGCGGCATGAACGTTGTCGGGGACCTGTTCGGCTCGGGCAAGATGTTCCTGCCGCAAGTCGTCAAGTCCGCGCGCGTGATGAAAAAGGCGGTTGCCCACCTGATCCCCTTCATCGAGGCGGAAAAGGATGCCGGCACCAAGTCCAAGGGCCGCATCATCATGGCCACCGTCAAGGGCGACGTGCACGACATCGGCAAGAACATCGTCGGCGTCGTGCTCCAGTGCAACGGCTACGAAGTGATCGACCTCGGCGTCATGGTGCCCTGGAGCAAGATCCTCGAAGCCGCCGCCGAACATGACGCCGACATCATCGGCCTCTCCGGCCTCATCACCCCCTCGCTCGACGAGATGGTGACCGTGGCCGAGGAAATGCAGCGCGCCGGCATGACCATTCCGCTGCTGATCGGCGGCGCCACCACCTCCAAGGTCCACACCGCGCTGCGCATCGATCCCGCCTACGAGGGTCCGGTGGTCCACGTGCTCGACGCCAGCCGCGCGGTCGGCGTCGCCTCGCAGTTGCTGTCGGACACCCAGGCGGTGCCCTTCGTGGAGGCCACCGCCGAGGAATACGAAAAGGTCCGCATTGCCCGCGAAGGCAAGGGCCAGAGCGAGTTGCTCCCCATCGCCGATGCCCGCGCCAATGCCTTCAAGCCGGACTTTGCGCTCAAGCCCGCCGCACCGGCCGAGCCGGGCCTCCATGTCTTCGAGGACTGGGACCTGGCCGATCTTGCCGCCACGTTCGACTGGACGCCGTTCTTCCGCGCCTGGGAACTGGCGGGCAACTACCCGGCGATCCTGAACGACGAGGTGGTGGGCGAAAGCGCCCGCAACCTCTACGCCGATGCGCAGGCGATGCTCGCGAAGATCATCGACGAGAAGTGGCTGACCGCCAAGGGCGTCTGCGCCTTCTGGCCCGCCAGCCGCGATGGCGACGACGTGCTGCTTGCGGACGGCACGCGCATTCCGATGCTGCGCCAGCAGGTGAAGAAGTCGCGTGACCGCGCCAACTTCTGCCTCGCCGACTTTATCGACACGCAGGACGACTGGCTGGGCGGCTTTGCCGTCGGCATCCACGGCATCGAGCCGCATCTGGAACGCTTCCAGGCCGTGCACGACGACTATTCGGACATCCTGCTGAAGGCGCTGGCCGACCGCTTCGCCGAAGCCTTTGCCGAACGCCTGCACAGCCATGTGCGCACCAGGCTCTGGGGTTATGCCCCGGACGAGCAGTTCACCAACGAAGCGCTGATCCGCGAGGAATATCGGGGTATCCGCCCGGCACCGGGGTATCCTGCCTGCCCCGACCATTCGCTCAAGCCGATCCTGTTCGACCTGCTCAAGGCCTCGGACAATGCCGGGATCGTGCTGACCGAAAGCCAGGCCATGCTGCCGACGGCGGCGGTTTCGGGTTTCTATTTCGCCCACCCGGAAAGCTCGTACTTCGGCGTCGCCCGCATCGGCCGCGACCAGCTGGAAGACTACGCCGGACGGCGCGGGGTCGATCTGGCCACCGCCGAACGCTGGCTGCGCCCGAACCTCGACTGA
- a CDS encoding homocysteine S-methyltransferase family protein: MSARKTFLEEAAKRVLITDGAFGTEIQNWKLSEADYAGDLGLGHDQKGNNDILALTKPEVPESIHRAYFEAGADIAETNTFSANRISQADYGAEHLVREINVESARLARRLADEYEAKDAKNGIRRPRFVAGAIGPTNKTLSLSPDVNDPGYREIDWDTLVDVYKEQAAALVEGGADFILIETVFDTLNAKAGIMAVRQLEAELGREVPIMLSMTLTDLSGRNLSGHTVEAFWYAVRHARPVTIGLNCSFGATQLRPHVKTLSEIADTLIMIYPNAGLPNELGAYDEMPETTAGFVGEWAVAGQVNVLGGCCGSTPAHIAAIAKKVTGMAPRHIPDLKPETRLAGLEPFAVAAD, from the coding sequence ATGAGCGCGCGTAAGACATTTCTCGAAGAGGCGGCCAAGCGCGTCCTCATCACCGACGGCGCCTTCGGCACCGAGATCCAGAACTGGAAGCTCTCGGAAGCCGACTATGCCGGCGATCTGGGCCTCGGCCACGACCAGAAGGGCAACAACGACATCCTCGCGCTGACCAAGCCCGAGGTGCCGGAATCGATCCACCGCGCCTATTTCGAGGCGGGGGCCGATATTGCCGAAACCAACACCTTCTCGGCCAACCGCATCAGCCAGGCCGACTACGGCGCCGAGCATCTGGTGCGCGAGATCAATGTCGAATCTGCCAGGCTCGCCCGCCGTCTGGCGGATGAGTACGAGGCAAAGGATGCCAAGAATGGTATTAGGCGCCCGCGCTTCGTCGCCGGTGCCATCGGGCCGACCAACAAGACGCTTTCGCTCAGCCCCGACGTCAACGATCCCGGCTACCGCGAGATCGACTGGGACACGCTGGTCGATGTCTACAAGGAACAGGCCGCCGCCCTTGTCGAAGGCGGCGCCGACTTCATCCTGATCGAGACCGTGTTCGACACCCTCAACGCCAAGGCCGGGATCATGGCGGTGCGCCAGCTTGAAGCCGAGCTGGGGCGTGAAGTGCCGATCATGCTGTCGATGACGCTGACCGACCTTTCCGGCCGCAACCTCTCGGGCCACACGGTCGAGGCGTTCTGGTACGCGGTGCGCCATGCAAGGCCGGTGACGATCGGGCTCAACTGCTCGTTCGGCGCCACCCAGCTGCGCCCGCACGTGAAGACGCTGTCGGAAATCGCCGATACCCTCATCATGATCTACCCCAACGCCGGCCTGCCCAACGAACTGGGCGCCTACGACGAGATGCCCGAGACGACCGCAGGCTTCGTCGGCGAATGGGCGGTGGCAGGCCAGGTCAACGTGCTGGGCGGCTGCTGCGGCTCCACCCCGGCGCATATCGCCGCCATCGCGAAGAAGGTGACCGGCATGGCCCCGCGCCACATCCCGGACCTCAAGCCCGAAACCAGGCTGGCAGGACTTGAACCTTTCGCGGTCGCGGCAGACTGA
- the metF gene encoding methylenetetrahydrofolate reductase [NAD(P)H], producing the protein MTSAQRPALAPALGCLPGDISVSFEFFPPKTEKMEEQLWDAITQLAPLAPSFVSVTYGAGGSTRERTHATVARLAAETDLVPAAHLTCVGASKGEIDEIADQYWEAGVRHIVALRGDPPPSQGGVFTPHPEGYASAADLVAGLKARHDFDISVAAYPEVHPEAASAQSDLDNLKRKIDAGANRAITQFFFSAEAYFRFLDKTQAAGITAPILPGIMPVTSFAAIRRMSGNTEIPVWLEAMFEGLDERPGPRALVAAVAAADLCRNLYEGGVRDFHFYTLNRAEQTYAICQLLGLRPKLQELRESA; encoded by the coding sequence ATGACGTCCGCTCAACGACCGGCTCTTGCCCCCGCCCTCGGGTGCCTGCCGGGCGACATTTCCGTCTCCTTCGAATTCTTCCCGCCCAAGACGGAGAAGATGGAGGAGCAGCTGTGGGACGCGATCACCCAGCTTGCCCCGCTGGCGCCCTCGTTCGTCTCGGTGACCTATGGCGCCGGTGGCTCCACGCGTGAACGCACCCATGCGACCGTCGCCCGCCTCGCGGCCGAAACGGACCTCGTGCCCGCCGCGCATCTCACCTGCGTGGGCGCCAGCAAGGGCGAGATCGACGAGATCGCCGACCAGTACTGGGAAGCGGGCGTGCGCCACATCGTCGCCCTGCGCGGCGATCCGCCGCCGAGCCAGGGCGGCGTCTTCACGCCCCACCCGGAAGGCTATGCCAGCGCCGCCGACCTGGTGGCCGGGCTCAAGGCCCGCCACGATTTCGACATCTCGGTCGCCGCCTATCCCGAAGTGCACCCCGAGGCAGCGAGCGCCCAGAGCGATCTCGACAACCTCAAGCGCAAGATCGACGCCGGCGCCAACCGCGCGATCACGCAGTTCTTCTTCTCGGCCGAAGCCTACTTCCGCTTCCTCGACAAGACGCAGGCCGCGGGCATCACCGCGCCGATCCTGCCCGGCATCATGCCGGTGACCAGCTTCGCGGCGATCCGCCGCATGTCGGGCAACACCGAGATTCCGGTCTGGCTGGAAGCCATGTTCGAAGGCCTTGACGAGCGCCCCGGTCCGCGCGCACTGGTCGCCGCGGTTGCCGCGGCCGACTTGTGCCGAAACCTCTACGAAGGCGGCGTGCGCGACTTTCATTTCTACACCCTCAACCGTGCGGAGCAGACCTATGCGATCTGCCAGCTGCTCGGGTTGAGGCCGAAGTTGCAAGAATTGCGGGAGAGCGCATGA
- a CDS encoding homogentisate 1,2-dioxygenase, with translation MVTTGKLAASRDGLAAAALLALAWSGSALAQETNGMGPVPPTIVPPTIVPTAAVPTAIVPSPIACPAAPAALPAELSGWNRRVPLAAGRDSAAAARVNPGAAVDAALSPAPGVRYALPPEKAGGSTGFGGLFAFTVTTAGHYRVALGAAAWIDVIAARPATGTHRALTSIAHAHGPDCSGIRKMVYFALEPGDYLVQIAASPDAALPLLVTRLP, from the coding sequence ATGGTGACCACGGGCAAGTTGGCGGCTTCACGGGACGGACTGGCTGCGGCCGCGCTGCTGGCGCTGGCATGGTCCGGCAGCGCGCTCGCCCAGGAAACGAACGGGATGGGGCCCGTGCCTCCCACCATCGTGCCTCCCACCATCGTGCCCACAGCCGCTGTGCCCACAGCCATCGTGCCGTCACCCATCGCCTGCCCAGCCGCCCCCGCCGCCCTTCCCGCCGAACTTTCCGGCTGGAACCGGCGCGTGCCGCTGGCCGCCGGGCGCGATAGCGCCGCCGCCGCGCGGGTGAACCCCGGAGCCGCGGTCGACGCCGCGCTCAGCCCCGCGCCCGGCGTGCGTTATGCCCTTCCGCCCGAAAAGGCTGGCGGATCGACCGGCTTCGGCGGCCTCTTTGCCTTTACCGTGACCACGGCCGGACACTACCGCGTGGCGCTGGGCGCGGCGGCATGGATCGACGTGATCGCGGCCAGGCCCGCGACCGGCACCCACCGGGCGCTGACTTCGATCGCCCACGCCCATGGGCCCGACTGCTCGGGCATCCGCAAGATGGTCTACTTCGCGCTCGAACCGGGGGACTACCTCGTGCAGATCGCGGCCAGCCCCGACGCCGCGCTGCCGCTGCTCGTGACCCGGCTGCCCTAA
- a CDS encoding NAD+ synthase — translation MPDTLRITLAQLNQSVGDLDGNAEGVLAARKQARDCDLVVFPELHLIGYPPEDLILKPALIERAAARLQSLAEASAAPGPAMLVGSAFVLDGALHNGVALLDQGKVQAVRLKHELPNYGTFDEMRLFQPGPLPEPVVLRGTMIGVPICEDIWRSEVCRHLADFGAEMFICINGSPYEINKDALRIEGVAKRRAVDTGLPLAYLNRVGGQDELVFDGASFVVNGDGSLAVQLADWEEQVAETRWTRTAQGWRCDRGAQAALAGHPEDIYCAMVLALRDYVRRNGFPGVVLGLSGGIDSATCAAIAVDALGADRVWGVMMPSRFTSRQSLDDAAACADALGIRYSVLPIGEAIAGFDSMLGESFEGTNRDIAEENLQSRIRGTALMALSNKFGPMVMTTGNKSEMSVGYATIYGDMAGGYNPLKDAYKSTVFALARWRNHHVPRIGLGPARAVIPESTLGREPSAELRPDQRDSDSLPDYAVLDPILVGLVEHDKSVDQLVREGFVRETVQAVERLLHRAEYKRRQASPGVKLTARNFGRDRRYPITHAFRSG, via the coding sequence ATGCCCGATACGCTCAGGATCACGCTGGCGCAGCTCAACCAGTCGGTCGGCGACCTCGACGGCAATGCCGAAGGGGTGCTCGCGGCACGCAAGCAGGCGCGTGATTGCGACCTCGTCGTTTTCCCCGAGCTTCACCTGATCGGCTATCCGCCCGAAGACCTGATCCTCAAGCCGGCGCTGATCGAGCGTGCTGCAGCGCGGCTACAGTCGCTTGCGGAGGCGAGCGCGGCGCCCGGCCCGGCGATGCTGGTGGGCTCGGCCTTTGTGCTTGATGGTGCGCTGCACAACGGGGTTGCCCTGCTCGACCAGGGCAAGGTCCAGGCGGTGCGGCTGAAGCATGAGCTGCCCAACTATGGCACGTTCGACGAGATGCGCCTGTTCCAGCCCGGCCCCCTGCCCGAGCCGGTGGTGCTGCGCGGAACGATGATCGGGGTGCCGATCTGCGAGGACATCTGGCGCAGCGAGGTCTGCCGCCATCTTGCCGACTTCGGTGCCGAGATGTTCATCTGCATCAACGGCAGCCCTTACGAGATCAACAAGGACGCCCTCCGGATCGAGGGGGTGGCCAAGCGCCGCGCGGTCGATACCGGGCTGCCGCTGGCCTATCTCAACCGCGTCGGCGGGCAGGACGAACTGGTGTTCGACGGCGCCAGCTTCGTGGTCAACGGCGATGGCAGCCTGGCCGTCCAGCTGGCGGACTGGGAGGAGCAGGTCGCCGAGACCCGCTGGACCCGCACCGCGCAGGGCTGGCGCTGCGATCGCGGGGCGCAGGCGGCGCTCGCCGGCCACCCGGAGGACATCTACTGCGCGATGGTGCTGGCGCTGCGCGACTATGTGCGGCGCAACGGGTTTCCCGGCGTCGTGCTGGGGCTTTCGGGCGGGATCGATTCGGCGACATGCGCGGCCATCGCCGTCGATGCGCTGGGGGCGGACCGGGTCTGGGGGGTAATGATGCCCTCGCGCTTCACCAGCCGCCAGAGCCTCGACGATGCCGCCGCCTGCGCCGATGCGCTGGGCATCCGCTATTCGGTGCTGCCGATCGGCGAGGCGATCGCCGGGTTCGATTCGATGCTGGGCGAGAGTTTCGAGGGTACCAATCGCGACATCGCCGAGGAAAACCTCCAGTCGCGGATTCGCGGCACGGCGTTGATGGCGCTGTCGAACAAGTTCGGCCCGATGGTGATGACCACCGGCAACAAGAGCGAAATGAGCGTGGGCTACGCGACGATCTATGGCGACATGGCGGGGGGCTACAACCCGCTCAAGGACGCCTACAAGTCGACCGTCTTTGCGCTGGCGCGCTGGCGCAACCATCATGTCCCGCGCATTGGCCTCGGTCCGGCCCGGGCGGTCATTCCCGAATCGACGCTGGGGCGCGAACCCAGCGCCGAATTGCGCCCCGACCAGCGCGATTCGGACAGCCTGCCCGACTATGCCGTGCTCGATCCGATCCTCGTCGGGCTGGTCGAACACGACAAGAGCGTCGACCAGCTGGTCCGCGAAGGCTTCGTGCGCGAGACGGTCCAGGCGGTCGAGCGCCTGCTGCACCGCGCCGAATACAAGCGCCGCCAGGCCTCGCCGGGGGTCAAGCTCACCGCCCGGAATTTCGGGCGGGACCGGCGCTATCCGATCACCCACGCCTTCCGCAGCGGCTGA